A genomic stretch from Desulfohalobium retbaense DSM 5692 includes:
- a CDS encoding glycine cleavage system protein R, whose translation MHKSIISVVGQDRPGIVADVAAILAELECNIEDVSQTILQGQFAALFIASIPGAQSVNEVRTSLEDRLAPQGLNCVVREFEESAAPSPREAASFVIITIGPDAPGLIAAMAGVLKTHAVNICNLQAVNRSQAYPDQMVMIYEVTVPEDTSLPALRTALQQRAARDGLEVSVQHKAIFEEIHRL comes from the coding sequence ATGCACAAGAGTATTATCAGTGTGGTGGGGCAGGACCGACCAGGAATAGTGGCTGATGTTGCGGCCATACTCGCTGAATTGGAATGCAATATTGAGGATGTCTCCCAGACGATCCTCCAGGGGCAATTTGCGGCCCTGTTTATTGCCAGTATTCCAGGAGCGCAGTCCGTCAACGAGGTCCGCACCAGCCTCGAAGACCGTTTGGCTCCTCAGGGCCTGAACTGTGTCGTTCGCGAATTCGAGGAAAGCGCTGCGCCTTCGCCTCGGGAGGCTGCGTCGTTCGTGATCATCACCATCGGGCCCGATGCCCCGGGCCTGATCGCCGCCATGGCCGGGGTGCTCAAAACCCATGCGGTCAATATCTGTAATCTTCAGGCGGTCAATCGGTCTCAGGCCTATCCGGATCAGATGGTCATGATTTACGAAGTCACCGTGCCTGAAGACACCTCGCTGCCGGCGTTGCGGACCGCTTTGCAGCAGCGCGCCGCCCGTGACGGACTGGAGGTCAGCGTCCAGCACAAGGCGATCTTCGAAGAGATTCACCGGCTATAA